In Massilia forsythiae, one DNA window encodes the following:
- the rapZ gene encoding RNase adapter RapZ, protein MRILLITGISGSGKSVALNVLEDAGYYCVDNLPPPLLPALVRTVDGEHTRCVAVAVDARSAQSLAELPHTVAALREEGHHVKVIYLTASTHSLVARFSETRRSHPLSHELRPGENPASRRTLIECILEERERLLPIEKLGHVIDTSELSANKLRAWVKELAEVEYAPLTLFFESFAFKHGVPLDADFVFDVRAVPNPYYDVTLRPLNGRDAPVIAFLDAQPQAIELLADVRAFVAKWLPSFKKDNRSYLTVAVGCTGGQHRSVYMAERLGAYFSDSERVVVRHREQP, encoded by the coding sequence ATGCGCATCCTTCTCATTACCGGTATCTCGGGCTCCGGTAAATCCGTTGCCCTGAACGTCCTCGAAGACGCAGGTTATTATTGCGTCGACAATCTCCCGCCGCCGCTGCTGCCGGCCCTGGTCCGCACCGTCGACGGCGAACACACCCGGTGCGTCGCCGTGGCGGTCGATGCGCGCAGCGCCCAGTCGCTGGCCGAGCTGCCGCACACCGTGGCTGCGCTGCGCGAAGAAGGCCATCACGTCAAGGTGATCTACCTGACCGCCAGCACCCATTCGCTGGTGGCGCGCTTTTCCGAGACGCGGCGCAGCCACCCGCTGTCGCACGAGCTGCGCCCGGGAGAAAATCCGGCCTCGCGCCGCACGCTGATCGAATGCATCCTGGAAGAGCGCGAGCGCCTGCTGCCGATCGAAAAGCTGGGCCACGTGATCGATACCTCGGAACTGTCGGCGAATAAACTGCGCGCCTGGGTCAAGGAACTGGCCGAGGTCGAGTACGCGCCGCTGACGCTGTTCTTCGAATCCTTCGCCTTCAAGCACGGCGTGCCGCTCGACGCCGACTTCGTGTTCGACGTGCGCGCCGTCCCGAACCCGTACTACGACGTGACGCTGCGCCCGCTGAACGGCAGGGATGCGCCGGTGATCGCCTTCCTCGACGCCCAGCCGCAGGCGATCGAGCTGCTGGCCGACGTGCGCGCCTTCGTCGCCAAGTGGCTGCCTTCGTTCAAGAAGGACAACCGCAGCTACCTGACGGTGGCGGTCGGCTGCACCGGCGGCCAGCACCGCTCGGTGTACATGGCGGAACGCCTGGGCGCCTACTTCAGCGACAGCGAGCGGGTAGTGGTGCGGCACCGCGAACAGCCCTGA
- the hpf gene encoding ribosome hibernation-promoting factor, HPF/YfiA family translates to MNLTISGHHLDVTPAIREYVQNKLERITRHFDQVIDSHVILCIDNLTEKEKRQKAEINLRVAGKIVHVASAAHDLYAAIDMLMDRLDRQVQKYKQMLQNHSRTALKHLSDAGDADDVPATA, encoded by the coding sequence ATGAATCTCACCATCAGTGGACATCACCTGGATGTAACCCCCGCCATCCGAGAATACGTACAGAACAAGCTCGAGCGCATCACCCGCCATTTCGATCAAGTGATCGACTCCCACGTCATCCTCTGCATCGACAACCTCACCGAGAAAGAAAAACGCCAGAAGGCCGAGATCAACCTGCGTGTCGCGGGCAAGATCGTGCACGTCGCCAGCGCGGCCCACGACCTGTACGCAGCGATCGACATGCTGATGGACCGTCTCGACCGGCAAGTGCAGAAGTACAAGCAGATGCTGCAAAATCACAGTCGCACGGCGCTCAAGCATCTGTCCGATGCGGGCGATGCCGACGACGTTCCCGCCACGGCATAA
- the hprK gene encoding HPr(Ser) kinase/phosphatase, which produces MLQTPLTIQRLYDDNRDSLQLGWFAGFPGGERLISGDAVSAADQVGHLNLIHPGRIQVFGHQELNYYQRLKSGSRSHVIGELIGGGPPALIIAQGLDTPPDILAICDEQNIPLFSTPLPAAQVIDFLRVYLSKKLAQRVIMHGVFMDVLGVGVLITGDSGLGKSELGLELISRSHGLVADDAVEFSRIAPNMIEGRCPPLLQNLLEVRGLGLLDIKAIFGETAVRRKMRLKLIVHLVKRGALDEEVERLPFHFPTEDVLGLPIRKVVIPVAAGRNIAVLLEAAVRNTILQLRGIDTLQEFMERQRQAMSSD; this is translated from the coding sequence ATGCTGCAGACTCCGCTGACCATCCAACGGCTGTACGACGACAACCGCGACAGCCTGCAACTGGGCTGGTTCGCCGGCTTTCCCGGCGGCGAACGCCTGATCTCGGGCGACGCGGTCTCGGCCGCCGACCAGGTCGGCCACCTGAACCTGATCCACCCGGGCCGCATCCAGGTGTTCGGGCACCAGGAATTGAATTATTACCAGCGCCTGAAGTCGGGGTCGCGCAGCCACGTGATCGGCGAACTGATCGGCGGCGGTCCGCCGGCGCTGATCATCGCCCAAGGCCTCGACACCCCGCCCGACATCCTCGCCATCTGCGACGAGCAGAACATTCCGCTGTTCTCGACGCCGCTGCCGGCGGCGCAGGTGATCGACTTCCTGCGCGTGTACCTGTCGAAGAAGCTGGCGCAGCGCGTCATCATGCACGGCGTGTTCATGGACGTGCTCGGCGTAGGCGTCTTGATCACCGGCGATTCCGGCCTGGGCAAGAGCGAACTGGGCCTGGAACTGATCTCGCGCTCGCACGGCCTGGTGGCGGACGATGCGGTCGAATTCTCGCGCATCGCGCCCAACATGATCGAGGGGCGCTGCCCGCCGCTGCTGCAAAACCTGCTCGAAGTGCGCGGCCTGGGCCTGCTCGACATCAAGGCGATCTTCGGCGAGACCGCGGTGCGCCGCAAGATGCGCCTGAAACTGATCGTGCACCTGGTCAAGCGCGGAGCGCTCGACGAAGAAGTGGAACGCCTGCCCTTCCACTTCCCGACCGAGGACGTGCTCGGCCTGCCGATCCGCAAGGTCGTCATTCCGGTCGCGGCCGGCCGCAACATCGCGGTGCTGCTGGAGGCGGCGGTGCGCAACACGATCCTGCAACTGCGCGGCATCGATACCTTGCAGGAATTCATGGAACGCCAGCGCCAGGCGATGAGCAGCGATTGA
- a CDS encoding APH(3') family aminoglycoside O-phosphotransferase, protein MDAESIPPQSIPQSWRASLAGCRWTRQETGCSEAQVWRLDAPGRPALFVKAEPAGPLSELADEAARLRWLGASGIPCAPVRGEAHHAGHDWLLLGAVPGSDLEASGIDPGAGVALLAGALRALHALDPAGCPFDHRAALRIERADARLQAGLVDTDDLDQGHRGLAPVEPLARLRAQAPLREEPVVAHGDACLANAIVNEGRFNGWIDCGRLGVADRWQDLALATRDIGDTWGEEWVAPFLRAYGAAPDPARNGFYRLLDEFF, encoded by the coding sequence ATGGACGCCGAGTCGATACCGCCGCAGTCGATACCACAGTCATGGCGGGCATCCCTGGCCGGCTGCCGCTGGACGCGCCAGGAAACCGGTTGCTCGGAGGCGCAGGTGTGGCGCCTGGATGCGCCCGGCCGTCCCGCGCTGTTCGTCAAGGCCGAACCCGCGGGTCCGCTGTCGGAACTGGCCGACGAGGCGGCGCGCCTGCGCTGGCTGGGCGCAAGCGGCATTCCCTGCGCGCCGGTGCGTGGCGAGGCGCACCACGCCGGCCACGACTGGCTGCTGCTGGGCGCCGTGCCCGGCAGCGACCTGGAAGCGAGCGGCATCGATCCCGGTGCCGGCGTCGCGCTGCTGGCCGGAGCGCTGCGCGCGCTGCACGCGCTCGATCCGGCCGGCTGTCCGTTCGACCACCGCGCCGCGCTGCGCATCGAACGCGCCGATGCGCGCCTGCAGGCGGGCCTGGTCGACACGGACGACCTGGACCAGGGTCACCGTGGCCTGGCGCCGGTCGAGCCGTTGGCGCGCCTGCGCGCGCAGGCGCCGCTGCGCGAAGAGCCGGTGGTCGCGCACGGCGATGCCTGCCTGGCGAACGCGATCGTGAACGAGGGCCGCTTCAACGGCTGGATCGATTGCGGCAGGCTGGGCGTGGCCGACCGCTGGCAAGACCTGGCGCTGGCCACGCGCGACATCGGCGACACCTGGGGAGAAGAATGGGTCGCGCCCTTCCTGCGCGCCTACGGCGCCGCACCGGACCCGGCGCGCAATGGGTTCTACCGCTTGCTCGACGAATTCTTTTGA
- a CDS encoding YqaA family protein: MIESAVLWLLKFLAVPSVGLTSVFLISFVSATLVPLGSEPAVFAVVKANPAMFWPVILVATLGNTIGGAVDYWIGYRAKVAFAKERKSRWFHWLAKYGAKTMLLSWVPGIGDPLCTLAGWLHLPFWPSVMYMMIGKFGRYVFMTVTLLYVPDGWWKWIGETTSRLIG; the protein is encoded by the coding sequence ATGATCGAATCCGCCGTCCTCTGGCTGCTGAAATTCCTTGCCGTGCCGAGCGTCGGCCTGACGTCGGTGTTCCTGATCAGCTTCGTGTCTGCCACCCTGGTGCCGCTCGGGTCCGAACCGGCCGTGTTCGCGGTGGTCAAGGCCAATCCCGCCATGTTCTGGCCGGTGATCCTGGTCGCCACCCTCGGCAACACGATCGGCGGCGCGGTCGACTACTGGATCGGTTATCGGGCCAAGGTCGCTTTTGCCAAGGAGCGCAAATCGCGCTGGTTCCACTGGCTGGCGAAATATGGTGCGAAGACCATGCTGCTGTCGTGGGTGCCGGGCATCGGCGACCCGCTGTGCACGCTGGCCGGCTGGCTGCATCTGCCGTTCTGGCCGAGCGTCATGTACATGATGATCGGCAAGTTCGGCCGCTATGTGTTCATGACGGTGACGCTGCTGTACGTGCCGGATGGCTGGTGGAAGTGGATCGGGGAAACGACCAGCCGCCTGATCGGCTGA
- the ilvA gene encoding threonine ammonia-lyase, biosynthetic, giving the protein MTIDYLKKILTARVYDVAQETPLELAPTLSQRMDNRIYFKREDMQSVFSFKLRGAYNKMAHLSPEQLKRGVICASAGNHAQGVALSACRLGCRALIVMPTTTPPVKINAVKARGGASVEIVLHGDSYTDAYNHALTLEREQRLTFVHPFDDPDVIAGQGTIGMEILRQHAGPIHAIFVAIGGGGLVSGIGAYVKAVRPDIKIVGVQTVDSDAMAKSLRAGQRVTLPDVGLFSDGTAVRLVGEETFRLAKEVVDEIIIVDTDAICAAIQDVFQDTRSILEPAGALAVAGAKAYVERSQMARQPVKNETLVAVACGANMNFDRLRFVAERAEVGEDREAVFAVTIPEQRGSFKRFCSLVGPRNVTEFNYRISDEREAHVFVGVQVGNRSESGALARTFEEHGFRTLDLTHDELAKLHIRHLVGGKSTLARHELLYRFEFPERPGALMRFLDSMAPNWNISLFHYRNQGGDVGRILVGLQVPGGEMDEFREFLASLGYRHWDESANPVYKLFL; this is encoded by the coding sequence ATGACCATCGATTACCTCAAGAAAATCCTGACCGCGCGCGTCTACGACGTGGCCCAAGAAACGCCGCTGGAACTGGCCCCCACCCTGTCGCAGCGCATGGACAACCGCATCTATTTCAAGCGCGAAGACATGCAGAGCGTGTTCAGCTTCAAGCTGCGCGGCGCCTACAACAAGATGGCCCACCTGTCGCCGGAACAATTGAAGCGCGGCGTGATCTGCGCCTCGGCCGGCAACCACGCGCAGGGCGTGGCGCTGTCGGCCTGCCGCCTCGGCTGCCGCGCGCTGATCGTGATGCCGACCACCACCCCGCCGGTAAAAATCAATGCCGTCAAGGCGCGCGGCGGCGCCAGCGTCGAAATCGTGCTGCACGGCGATTCGTACACCGATGCCTACAACCACGCCCTGACGCTGGAACGCGAACAGCGCCTGACCTTCGTGCACCCGTTCGACGACCCGGACGTGATCGCCGGCCAGGGCACGATCGGCATGGAAATCCTGCGCCAGCATGCCGGCCCGATCCATGCGATCTTCGTGGCCATCGGCGGCGGCGGGCTGGTGTCCGGCATCGGCGCCTATGTGAAAGCGGTGCGGCCGGACATCAAGATCGTCGGCGTGCAGACCGTCGATTCGGATGCGATGGCAAAAAGCCTGCGCGCCGGCCAGCGCGTGACGCTGCCCGACGTCGGCCTGTTCTCGGACGGCACCGCGGTGCGCCTGGTGGGCGAGGAAACTTTTCGTTTGGCCAAGGAAGTCGTGGACGAGATCATCATCGTCGACACCGACGCCATCTGCGCCGCGATCCAGGACGTGTTCCAGGACACCAGGAGCATCCTGGAACCGGCCGGCGCACTGGCGGTGGCCGGCGCCAAGGCCTATGTCGAACGGTCCCAGATGGCGCGCCAGCCGGTGAAGAACGAAACCCTGGTCGCGGTGGCCTGCGGCGCCAACATGAACTTCGATCGCCTGCGCTTCGTGGCCGAACGCGCCGAGGTCGGCGAAGACCGCGAGGCGGTGTTCGCCGTGACGATTCCCGAGCAGCGCGGCAGCTTCAAGCGTTTTTGTTCGCTGGTCGGGCCGCGCAACGTCACGGAATTCAATTACCGCATCAGCGACGAGCGCGAGGCGCACGTGTTCGTCGGCGTGCAGGTGGGCAACCGCAGCGAGTCGGGTGCGCTGGCGCGCACCTTCGAGGAACACGGGTTCCGCACGCTCGACCTGACGCACGACGAGCTGGCGAAACTGCACATCCGGCACCTGGTGGGCGGCAAGAGTACATTGGCGCGGCACGAGTTGCTGTACCGGTTCGAGTTCCCGGAGCGTCCGGGGGCACTGATGCGCTTCCTCGACAGCATGGCGCCGAACTGGAATATTTCGTTGTTCCACTACCGCAACCAGGGCGGTGACGTCGGGCGGATCCTGGTCGGCTTGCAGGTGCCGGGCGGGGAAATGGACGAGTTCCGGGAATTCCTGGCGAGCCTGGGCTACCGCCATTGGGACGAGAGCGCGAATCCGGTGTACAAGTTGTTTTTGTGA
- the lptB gene encoding LPS export ABC transporter ATP-binding protein — protein MMDVRPEAAVVECSGGSTLVVKGLQKSYGKRLVVRDVSLQVACGEVVGLLGPNGAGKTTSFYMIVGLVPSDAGSIDINGTDVTSMPIHRRALLGLSYLPQEASVFRKLTVEENIRAVLELQRENGKRLGKERIRERLDELLAELQIEKLRESPALSLSGGERRRVEIARALATNPRFVLLDEPFAGVDPIAVIEIQRIVRFLKERGIGVLITDHNVRETLGICDRAYIINQGAVLASGRPDDIIADESVRRVYLGEHFRM, from the coding sequence ATGATGGACGTCCGCCCCGAAGCCGCCGTGGTCGAATGCAGCGGCGGCAGCACCCTGGTCGTCAAGGGCCTGCAAAAGAGCTACGGCAAGCGCCTGGTGGTGCGCGACGTCTCGCTGCAGGTCGCCTGCGGCGAAGTGGTGGGCTTGCTCGGCCCGAACGGCGCCGGCAAGACCACCTCGTTCTACATGATCGTCGGCCTGGTGCCGTCGGACGCCGGCAGCATCGACATCAACGGCACCGACGTGACGAGCATGCCGATCCACCGGCGCGCATTGCTGGGACTGTCGTACCTGCCGCAGGAAGCCTCGGTGTTCCGCAAGCTGACGGTGGAAGAGAACATCCGCGCCGTGCTGGAGCTGCAGCGCGAGAACGGCAAGCGCCTGGGCAAGGAGCGCATCCGCGAGCGGCTCGACGAACTGCTGGCCGAACTGCAGATCGAGAAGCTGCGCGAGAGCCCGGCGCTGTCGCTGTCGGGCGGCGAGCGGCGGCGCGTGGAGATCGCGCGCGCGCTGGCCACCAATCCGCGCTTCGTGCTGCTGGACGAACCGTTCGCCGGCGTCGACCCGATCGCCGTGATCGAGATCCAGCGCATCGTGCGCTTCCTGAAGGAGCGCGGCATCGGCGTGCTGATCACCGACCACAACGTGCGCGAGACGCTCGGCATCTGCGACCGCGCCTACATCATCAACCAGGGCGCGGTGCTGGCATCCGGGCGTCCCGACGACATCATCGCCGACGAGTCGGTGCGCCGCGTCTATCTCGGCGAACACTTCCGCATGTAG
- the lptA gene encoding lipopolysaccharide transport periplasmic protein LptA — protein MKKLFAVVALSLATLTAWAEKADSLKQAVIKFDTGDVDEVRQTRTLTGNVVVERGTLTLKSDKAVLKESPEGYMLVTLTAAPGKVASFRQKRDGGPDLWMEGQAQRIEYDERTELVKLFSNAVVRQLENGKLSSEVNGAFISYDNRTEVANVRNDASGQTKAGQGRNTIIIAPRRNANAAAAPAAAAPAVAAPAAEGSR, from the coding sequence ATGAAAAAACTATTCGCCGTCGTTGCCCTGTCGCTGGCAACGCTCACCGCCTGGGCCGAAAAGGCGGACTCGCTCAAGCAGGCCGTGATCAAGTTCGATACCGGCGACGTCGACGAGGTCAGGCAGACCCGCACGCTGACCGGCAACGTGGTGGTGGAGCGCGGCACGCTGACGCTGAAGTCGGACAAGGCCGTGCTCAAGGAATCGCCCGAGGGCTACATGCTGGTGACGCTGACCGCGGCGCCGGGCAAGGTCGCCAGCTTCCGCCAGAAGCGCGACGGCGGCCCCGACCTGTGGATGGAAGGGCAGGCCCAGCGCATCGAGTACGACGAGCGCACCGAACTGGTCAAGCTGTTCTCGAACGCGGTGGTGCGCCAGCTGGAAAACGGCAAGCTGTCGAGCGAAGTCAACGGCGCCTTCATTTCCTACGACAACCGCACCGAGGTGGCCAACGTGCGCAACGACGCCAGCGGCCAGACCAAGGCGGGGCAGGGCCGCAACACCATCATCATCGCGCCGCGCCGCAATGCGAATGCGGCCGCCGCGCCGGCCGCCGCCGCACCTGCCGTGGCTGCGCCTGCGGCCGAGGGCAGCCGATGA
- a CDS encoding enoyl-CoA hydratase/isomerase family protein, translating to MNQHVHARVVNRTGILTLDRPKALNSLSLDMVRALTAALLAWRADDGVDAVVIGSTSDKALCAGGDIRFFHQAGGATPGTGSALLEDFFTEEYTLNHLVHFHGKPYISLMDGVVMGGGMGIAQGGPGCGLRIVTERTRMAMPEVNIGMFPDVGGSHFLAHAPGRLGVYLGVSGATIGAADALYAGLADLFVPAARLDGLRALVGSVPGAALPEAMRAFAAPFAAQAGDSELSAQRASIDRHFGAASVADIVASLAGDPDPFAQAALAAMRRRSPLMMCVTHAMLARAAGMDFADCLRMERSLVRRAFEHGEILEGVRALAVDKDNAPRWNPPALEQVTPEMIERFFAPVWPPYAHPLRHL from the coding sequence ATGAACCAACACGTGCACGCCCGCGTCGTCAACCGCACCGGCATCCTGACGCTGGACCGTCCCAAGGCCCTCAATTCCCTGTCGCTCGACATGGTGCGTGCGCTCACCGCGGCGCTGCTGGCGTGGCGCGCGGACGATGGCGTCGATGCCGTCGTCATCGGCAGCACCAGCGACAAAGCCTTGTGCGCCGGCGGCGACATCCGCTTTTTCCACCAGGCCGGCGGCGCCACGCCCGGCACCGGCAGCGCGCTGCTGGAAGATTTCTTCACCGAAGAATACACGCTGAACCACCTCGTGCATTTTCATGGTAAACCGTATATATCGTTGATGGACGGCGTGGTGATGGGCGGCGGCATGGGCATCGCCCAGGGCGGCCCCGGCTGCGGCCTGCGCATCGTGACCGAGCGCACCAGGATGGCGATGCCGGAGGTGAACATCGGCATGTTCCCGGACGTCGGCGGCAGCCATTTCCTGGCGCATGCGCCGGGCCGGCTCGGCGTCTACCTGGGCGTGAGCGGCGCCACCATCGGCGCCGCCGACGCGCTGTATGCCGGCCTGGCCGACCTGTTCGTGCCCGCCGCCCGGCTGGACGGCTTGCGCGCACTGGTCGGCAGCGTGCCCGGCGCCGCACTGCCCGAAGCGATGCGCGCCTTCGCCGCGCCGTTCGCAGCGCAGGCCGGAGACAGCGAGCTGAGCGCGCAGCGCGCGTCGATCGACCGCCATTTCGGCGCTGCCTCGGTGGCGGACATCGTGGCGTCGCTGGCCGGCGACCCGGACCCGTTCGCCCAGGCCGCCCTGGCCGCGATGCGGCGCCGCTCGCCCTTGATGATGTGCGTGACGCACGCGATGCTGGCGCGCGCCGCCGGCATGGACTTTGCCGATTGCCTGCGCATGGAGCGCAGCCTGGTGCGGCGTGCGTTCGAGCACGGCGAGATCCTGGAAGGCGTGCGCGCGCTGGCGGTCGACAAGGACAATGCGCCGCGCTGGAACCCGCCGGCGCTGGAACAGGTGACGCCGGAAATGATCGAACGCTTCTTCGCACCGGTATGGCCGCCGTACGCGCATCCGCTGCGCCATCTCTGA
- the queF gene encoding NADPH-dependent 7-cyano-7-deazaguanine reductase QueF (Catalyzes the NADPH-dependent reduction of 7-cyano-7-deazaguanine (preQ0) to 7-aminomethyl-7-deazaguanine (preQ1) in queuosine biosynthesis), protein MNNTPDQSPLGKTSAYQTQYAPELLFPIPRQQKRDELGLTGTLPFFGVDIWNAYELSWLNMRGKPQVALATITAPADSPNIVESKSFKLYLNSFNQTRLANGDALLALLREDLSNAFGAPVHVSVTMPEEFGKCKMGELDGLLLDRLDVEIDSYTPSPQWLKANHEEAAVEEVLVSHLLKSNCLVTGQPDWASVQIHYAGPQIDQEALLKYLIGFREHNEFHEQCVERIFTDILRECKPNKLAVYARYTRRGGLDINPWRANFSTGKPPNLRTARQ, encoded by the coding sequence ATGAACAATACCCCTGATCAATCTCCATTGGGCAAAACCTCGGCCTACCAGACCCAGTACGCGCCCGAATTGCTGTTCCCGATTCCGCGCCAGCAAAAGCGCGACGAACTCGGCTTGACCGGCACCCTGCCCTTCTTCGGCGTCGACATCTGGAACGCCTACGAATTGTCGTGGCTGAACATGCGCGGCAAGCCGCAGGTGGCGCTGGCGACCATCACCGCGCCGGCCGATTCGCCGAATATCGTCGAGTCGAAATCCTTCAAGCTGTATTTGAACTCCTTCAACCAGACGCGCCTGGCCAACGGCGATGCGCTGCTGGCGCTGCTGCGCGAAGACTTGTCGAACGCCTTTGGTGCGCCGGTGCATGTGAGCGTGACCATGCCGGAAGAGTTCGGCAAGTGCAAGATGGGCGAACTGGACGGCCTGCTGCTGGACCGCCTCGACGTCGAGATCGACAGCTACACCCCGTCGCCGCAATGGTTGAAGGCGAACCACGAGGAAGCGGCGGTCGAGGAAGTCCTGGTGTCGCACCTGCTGAAATCGAATTGCCTGGTGACGGGCCAGCCGGACTGGGCCAGCGTGCAGATCCATTACGCCGGTCCGCAGATCGACCAGGAAGCCCTGCTGAAATACCTGATCGGCTTCCGCGAACACAACGAATTCCATGAGCAATGTGTCGAGCGAATCTTCACCGACATCTTGCGCGAGTGTAAACCGAACAAGCTGGCGGTGTATGCCCGCTACACCCGGCGCGGCGGGCTCGACATCAACCCGTGGCGCGCCAATTTCAGCACGGGAAAACCGCCGAATTTGCGCACGGCGCGTCAATAA
- a CDS encoding PTS sugar transporter subunit IIA, which yields MTNLSKILSLENVQLDLEVSSKKRAFEQAGLIFENNCGIARSTVSDNLFARERLGSTGLGHGVAVPHGRIKGSKSLKAPLAAFVRLVEPIPFESPDGQPVKLLFFLLIPDHVTQQHLEILSEIAELFSDEAIRTALATDPDPKSVHERIINWQPSLQALG from the coding sequence ATGACAAATTTAAGCAAAATCCTCTCGCTCGAGAATGTCCAGCTCGACCTGGAAGTCTCGAGCAAGAAGCGCGCCTTTGAACAGGCCGGCCTGATTTTCGAAAACAACTGCGGCATTGCCCGCTCGACCGTGTCGGACAACCTGTTCGCGCGCGAGCGCCTCGGGTCGACCGGCCTGGGCCACGGCGTGGCGGTGCCGCACGGGCGCATCAAGGGCAGCAAGAGTTTAAAGGCGCCGCTGGCCGCGTTCGTGCGGCTGGTCGAGCCGATCCCGTTCGAATCGCCGGACGGGCAGCCGGTCAAACTGCTGTTCTTCCTCCTGATTCCGGACCATGTGACCCAGCAGCACCTGGAAATCCTGTCCGAGATCGCGGAACTGTTCTCGGACGAAGCGATCCGCACGGCGCTGGCCACCGATCCCGATCCGAAATCAGTGCACGAGCGCATCATCAATTGGCAGCCCAGCCTGCAAGCCCTGGGTTGA
- a CDS encoding RNA polymerase factor sigma-54, producing the protein MKQSLQLKTSQHLALTPQLQQSIRLLQLSTLELHQEIEQVLSDNPLLERLDDPLDRSVRLLADGAINNNAGTSTTPSNEAPNAEANGQEGGAAAENGEGGEASGDEGGGAAEGADADWGETGRASGNGDDEDGRPQLEASPVSLREHLMEQLRLTCFAARDCALVELVIDALDDNGYLEEPLDDIHARLPQELEVEFDELRTALALVQSMDPPGVGARSAAECLALQIRRMHGVPLVTRRMALVIVERYLSWFAQREFNKLKKALDCDDEDLREAQAVIRQCNPHPGAAFAADVSDYVVPDVIVRRAKDGWSVQLNPEVMPRLRVNSVYASLLKQGKSESQLSAQLQEAKWLIKNMRQRFDTILRVAQAIVDRQRNFFSHGAVAMRPLVLREIADTLGLHESTISRVTTQKYMLTPHGMFELKYFFGSHVATEAGGEASSTAIRALIVQLTGAEDPKNPLSDSKIADMLGEQGMVIARRTVAKYREALKIPPVSLRKSL; encoded by the coding sequence ATGAAACAGTCGCTGCAACTCAAGACCTCGCAACACCTGGCACTGACCCCGCAGCTGCAGCAGTCGATCCGGCTGCTGCAGCTGTCCACGCTCGAACTGCACCAGGAAATCGAACAGGTGCTGAGCGATAACCCGCTGCTGGAACGCCTGGACGATCCGCTCGACCGCTCGGTGCGCCTGCTGGCCGACGGCGCCATCAACAACAACGCCGGCACGTCGACGACCCCGTCGAACGAGGCGCCCAACGCGGAAGCCAACGGCCAGGAAGGCGGCGCCGCTGCCGAGAACGGCGAAGGCGGCGAAGCCAGTGGCGACGAGGGCGGCGGCGCAGCCGAAGGCGCGGATGCCGACTGGGGAGAGACGGGACGCGCCAGCGGCAATGGCGACGACGAGGACGGCCGCCCGCAGCTGGAAGCCAGTCCGGTCTCGCTGCGCGAGCATTTGATGGAGCAGTTGCGCCTGACCTGCTTCGCCGCGCGCGATTGCGCGCTGGTGGAACTGGTGATCGACGCGCTCGACGACAACGGTTACCTGGAAGAGCCGTTGGACGACATCCACGCGCGCCTGCCGCAAGAGCTGGAAGTCGAGTTCGACGAGCTGCGCACCGCGCTGGCGCTGGTGCAGAGCATGGACCCGCCCGGCGTCGGGGCGCGCAGCGCGGCCGAGTGCCTGGCGCTGCAGATCCGGCGCATGCACGGCGTGCCGCTGGTGACGCGGCGCATGGCCCTGGTCATCGTCGAGCGCTACCTGAGCTGGTTCGCGCAGCGCGAATTCAACAAGCTGAAAAAGGCGCTCGACTGCGACGACGAAGACCTGCGCGAGGCGCAGGCGGTGATCCGCCAGTGCAATCCGCATCCGGGTGCGGCATTCGCAGCGGACGTGTCCGACTACGTGGTGCCGGACGTGATCGTGCGCCGCGCCAAGGACGGCTGGAGCGTGCAATTGAATCCGGAAGTGATGCCGCGCCTGCGCGTGAACAGCGTGTACGCGTCGCTGCTGAAACAGGGCAAGAGCGAGAGCCAATTGAGCGCGCAATTGCAGGAAGCGAAGTGGCTGATCAAGAACATGCGCCAGCGTTTCGACACGATCCTGCGCGTGGCGCAAGCCATCGTCGATCGCCAGCGCAACTTTTTCTCCCATGGCGCGGTTGCCATGCGTCCCCTTGTTTTACGCGAGATAGCTGATACACTAGGCCTACACGAGAGCACAATTTCTCGGGTTACAACTCAAAAATACATGCTGACGCCGCATGGCATGTTCGAGTTGAAGTACTTTTTTGGGAGCCACGTTGCGACCGAGGCGGGCGGTGAAGCGTCCTCGACGGCAATCCGGGCTCTGATCGTGCAACTTACAGGAGCGGAAGACCCCAAGAATCCCTTATCGGATAGCAAGATTGCGGACATGCTGGGGGAGCAGGGCATGGTGATTGCGCGCCGCACGGTCGCCAAGTACCGTGAAGCCTTGAAGATTCCACCCGTCAGCCTCCGCAAATCCTTGTAG